Proteins encoded together in one Pectinophora gossypiella chromosome 20, ilPecGoss1.1, whole genome shotgun sequence window:
- the LOC126376162 gene encoding ribosomal protein 63, mitochondrial: MRLSLVLFRRNRMPNGHIFRGKDRLVKKVEPKHLRKMQQELAIEEQNMFYLRFPYLTEAESAGHAKALGKPEKRTEQVLSSKAKLFKEDVTLYERLGHLRVKESWD; the protein is encoded by the exons atgagatTATCACTTGTATTGTTCCGACGTAACCGCATGCCTAATGGCCATATATTTCGTGGAAAAGACCGTTTAGTTAAGAAAGTGGAACCTAAGCATTTACGCAAAATGCAGCAGGAATTAGCTATTGAAGAGCAAAACATGTTCTATCTGAGGTTTCCTTACCTCACAGAG GCTGAAAGTGCAGGACATGCTAAAGCTCTCGGGAAACCTGAAAAGCGAACAGAACAAGTCCTGAGCAGCAAGGCGAAGCTGTTTAAAGAGGATGTCACATTGTATGAACGCCTTGGTCATCTCAGAGTAAAGGAATCATGGGAttag